The DNA region GAGCATCACCGGCACCGGCAGCACGTAACTGATCTCCAGCGACGGGATCCACCGCATCTGCAGCGCCCGCACCTCGCGCTCGCCCAGCATCGCCGCGTCGAGACCGTCGTGCCCGGTCCGGATCCGGCGGCCGGTCAGGTTCAGCGCCTCGGCCGTCCGCGCGCCCTCCGCTGTCTCGTGCGTGGTGGACTGCAGCTCGGACCACTTGTCCAGCATCCGCCGCATCACGTCCGGGATCCGCCGCTGGTACCAGATGTTCACCGGCACCAGCAGCGGCAGCGCGACCAGCAGGCCCAGCGCCAGGAACGGCGACGTGATCACCATCGCCACCACGGTGAACACCACCGTGACCGCGGCGATCAGGATCTCCGGCGCGCCGAAGCGCACCGCGTGGTCGATGCGGCTGACGTCGGTGGTCGCCCGGCTGAGCAGATCACCGGTGCCCGCGGCCTCGACCGTCCCGAGCGGCAGGTTCAGCGCGTTCCCGACGAACTGCTCACGGTTCTTCGCCAGGATCCGCTCGCCGAACACCCGCGCGCGCAGCCGCGCCAAACCCTTGAACCACGCCTGCGCGCCCAGCACGACCACGAACGCGATCGCCAGCCAGGTGATCGTGGCGGTCGTCGTGCCTCCGACGACCTCGTCCACCAGCGCGCCCAGCAGCTGCGGCCCGGCCAGCCCGATCGCGGTCGCGACGCAGAACAGGCCGAGCATCACGGAGAACTCGCGCTTGTTGGCCCGCGCGGTCTCCTTGATCCATCGTCGAACGTCCTTCTTGTCTGCCAGCGGCAGCTTCTTCATGCCGGTACTTTCGTATCGATGACCACATCGGCCACATGTGTCCACAAAGGACTTTGACTGAACACGACGGTGGTCTTGCCGCGCCGCAGCTTCGCGACGCGTTCGGTTATGCGGGCTTCGGTATGCGCGTCGACGGCCGAGGTCGGCTCGTCGAGCAGCAGGACGTCGGCGTCGGCCGCCAGCGCGCGGGCCAGGTTCAGCCGCTGCCGCTGACCGCCGGAAACCTCACGTCCGCGTTCGCCGATCACCTCGTCGACGCCGTGGGGCAGCGCGTCCACGATGTCCTCGGCGTCCGCCGCGTACAGCGCTTCGGTGATCTCGACGTCGCCGGGCTCGGTGGGGCTGACCTGCTCGCGCAGCACACCGGAGAACCAGATGTCCTGGTTGTGCGCGAACACGACCCGCCGCCGGAGCTCGTCGAGCGCGACCCGGTCCACGGGAACCCCGCCGACGAGGGCAGGTTCACTCGGATCGGTGAACCGCGCCATCCGTGACGCCACCGCTTCGGCGTCGGCACCGACGTCGACGACGGTCAGCTTCCCGGCTTCGACCTTGATCCCGGACGTCTCGTCGTACAGGTCCAGCGGGCCTTCCGGCAGCGGCACCGGGTGCTCCGGCTCGGCGAGCGTGCGTTCGGTGGACAGCAGTTTGCACACCTTCCGCGCCGAAACCAGCGCGGCGCTCAGCACGCCCGCGAACTCGGTCGCCGTCGTCACCGGGATCACCAGGAACACCGAGACGCCGTAGAACGTGATCAGCTCGCCGACGCCGATGGTGCCGTTGATCGCCAGCTGCGCGCCCAGCCAGGTGATGACCACCGTGACCAGGCCCGGCAACGCGACCTCCGCCGCCGAAAGCCACGCCTCGCTGCGCCCGACCTGCACACCGGCCGTGCGGACCTTCTGGCTGGAGCGGCGGAAGCGGTCGAGGAACTGCTTCTCGCCGCCGACGCCACGAAGGATCCGCAGGCCGGAGACGATGTCCGCGGCCAGCGCGTTGACCTCGGTCTTCTCCTCGCGCTGCTTCGTCTGGCGTTTCTCCAGCGGCTTCAGCAGCGGCCCGATGCCCACCACCGCGAGCGGGACACCGATCAGCGCGACCACGCCGAGCAGCGGGGACGTCGTCAGCAGCGCCGTCGCGCACACGATGAACGCGATCAGCGAACCGAAGGCCCGCCCGAGCACCTCGAAGGAGTCACCGATCGGGTTGATGTCGCTGGTGGTGATCGCCACCACGTCACCCGTGGTGGTCGTGTCCCGCAGGTTCGCGCCCAGCTTCGCCGCGTGTTCGGTGGCGAGCCGCTGTGTCACCCCGGCGCCGTGGATCCAGCAGCCGTAGGACGCGAAATGCTGCACCGTGCCCGCGATCGTCTGCGCGATCCCGAGCCCGGCGGCCGCGAGACCCCAGAGCCAGACGGAATCGCCGTCGCCGCGGCCGATCGCGTCGATACCCCGGCCGATCGCGACCGGCAGGAGGGCGATCGGCAGCGACCACAGCGCACCGCTGATCGCCGAGACGGCGAGCAGTCCCGGGCGCGCGAGCATCATCCTGACCAGGTACCGCCAGGCGGTCGGCTTGGCGGGCAGACGTAGTCGCGGAAGCGGATATGTGGCGGAAAGCACGATTGTCGACGTTAAGCGGATCACCGTCGCGGGCGCGACCGATTTATCCGTGGGCGACGGCAGGGTGAACAGACCCCTCGCCTATTCTCAAGGCCGTGGCGAACCCTGATGCGGACACCGTGACCAGCACCGTTGACACCACTCAACACGCCGAGGCGACCCCCGAGCAGACCCAGCCGTACGTCGAGCTCGGCCTCGCCGACGACGAGTACGCCCGGATCCGGGAGATCCTCGGCCGCCGTCCGACCGACGCCGAACTGGCGATGTATTCGGTGATGTGGAGCGAGCACTGCTCGTACAAGTCCTCGAAGAAGCACCTGCGCTACTTCGGTGAGACGGCCACTCCCGAGATGAAGGAAAAGATGCTCGCCGGCATCGGCGAGAACGCGGGCGTCGTCGACATCGGCGAGGGCTGGGCGGTCACCTTCAAGGTCGAGAGCCACAACCACCCGTCCTACGTGGAGCCGTACCAGGGCGCCGCGACCGGCGTCGGCGGCATCGTGCGCGACATCATGGCGATGGGCGCGCGTCCGCTCGCGGTGGCGGACGCGCTGCGCTTCGGCCCGGCGGACGCCCCGGACACCCGCCGCGTGCTGCCCGGTGTGGTCGCCGGCGTCGGCGGCTACGGCAACTGCCTCGGCCTGCCGAACATCGGCGGCGAGCTGGTGTTCGACCAGAGCTACTCCGGCAACCCGCTGGTCAACGCCCTGTGCGTCGGCGCGATGCGCGTCGAAGACCTTCACCTGGCGTTCGCCTCGGGCAAGGGCAACAAGATCATCCTGTTCGGCGCGCGCACCGGCCTCGACGGCATCGGCGGCGTGTCCGTGCTCGCCAGCGACACCTTCTCGGGTGACGAAAGCTCGGGCGGCCGCAAGAAGCTGCCCAGTGTCCAGGTCGGCGACCCCTTCACCGAGAAGGTGCTCATCGAGTGCTGTCTCGAACTGTTCGCGCAGAAGCTCGTCGTCGGCATCCAGGACCTCGGCGGCGCCGGGCTCTCCTGCGCGACGTCGGAGCTCGCCGCCGCCGGTGACGGCGGTATGCACATCTACCTCGACCGGGTTCCCTTGCGCGCCACCGGGATGACCCCTGCCGAGGTGCTCTCCAGCGAGTCGCAGGAGCGGATGTGCGCGGTCGTCTCGCCGGAGAACGTCGAGGCGTTCATGAAGGTCTGCGAGAAGTGGGACGTCATCGCCACCGACATCGGCGAGGTCACCGACGGCGAGCACCTGGTCATCACCTGGAACGACGAGGTCGTCGTCGACGTCCCGGCGCACACCGTGGCGCACCAGGGCCCGGTGTACGACCGCCCCATCCAGCGTCCGTCCACACAGGACGCCCTGCAGGCCGACACCTCGGCCAAGCTGCCCCGTCCGTCCACTTCGGACGAACTGCGCGCCGACATCCTCAAGCTCATCTCGTCGCCGAACCAGGCGTCGAAGGAATGGGTGACCTCCCAGTACGACCGTTACGTGCGCGGCAACACCGTTTCCGCGCAGCCGTCGGACTCCGGCGTCATCCGGATCGACGAGTCGACCGGCCGCGGTGTGGCCGTTTCGACGGACTGCAACAGCAAGTTCGTCTATCTCGACCCGTACGAGGGCGCGAAGCTCGCGCTGGCCGAGGCGTACCGCAACGTCGCCACCAGTGGCGCGAAGCCGGTCGCGGTCTCGGACTGCCTGAACTTCGGCGCGCCGACCGACCCGGGTGTGATGTGGCAGTTCGAGCAGGCCGTGCACGGTCTGGCCGACGGCTGTGTCGAACTCGGCATCCCGGTCACCGGCGGCAACGTCAGCTTCTTCAACCAGACCGGTGACGTGGCCATCCTGCCGACGCCGGTGGTCGGCGTGCTCGGCGTGATCGACGACGTCACCCGCCGCATCCCCACCGGGATCGGCGCCGAGGCCGGGGAAACCCTGCTGCTGCTGGGTGAAACCCACGACGAGCTCGACGGTTCCGCCTGGGCGCGTGAACTGCACGGCCACCTCGGCGGCCGTCCGCCGCGCGTGGACCTGGCGCGGGAGAAGCTGCTCGCCGACATCCTCATCGCCGGTTCCCGTGACGGCATGATCTCCGCCGCGCACGACATCTCCGACGGCGGCCTGATCCAGACGCTCGTCGAGACCGTCCTCATCGGACAGTGCGGGGCCCGCGTCTTCCTCGATTCGGAGCAGGATCCGTTCGTGCAGCTGTTCTCCGAGTCCGCGGGCCGGGTGCTGGTCGCCGTGCCGCGCACCGAGGAACTGCGGTTCACCGAGATGCTGACCGCGCGTGGCCTGCCCTGGCGCAAGACCGGCGTGGTGGACCCGGAGTCCGGCTCGCTCGAACTCCAGGGCATCACGGAGTTCACGCTGGACGAGCTCCGCGAGACCTGGGAAAAGACGCTCCCGGCACTGTTCGACTGACGCCTCGTGAGTGGCAAGGACGGTTCTAACCGTCCTTGCCACTCACGAGCCAGGAAGCGTCGAACCGGCCGGGAACTTCGCGCCCTCAAGCGACGGCAGTTCCGCGAAGGTGGCCGCGCTGAGGTCGACGGGTTTCTCCACGACGAGGTGGTCCAGCGACACCTTGCGCTCGAAGCTCGCCCTCGTGAGGTCGAGCGTCCCGTGGATGGTCACGTCCTTGAGCGAGAACTTCCCGGAAATCTGGGCGTCGGTGAGATCCAGGTAGCTCGCCATCTCGCAGCGGTCCGCGCCGAACCAGCCGATCCGCCTGCCGAGCAGTTCGAGCTTGTCGAGCCGCGCGTCGCTGAGGTTGAGCCCCAGTGTCGGCCCGGTGGTGCCGGCGTGGGGAAGGATGTCGCGGATCAGCCGCTCGGCCGCGCGCCGGACCAGCCGTTCGCGTTCGGCCTCGGCCCGATTCTCCTTGTCCCACTTGGTGTCACCGGGGAATTTCGGATGGTCGAACGGCCGCCGCAAGTAGGCGCACAACACGTCGAGCACCGTCTGCCGGTATTCCGGCCGGGTCCTGGCCAGGCCCGCTAGCGAATGCATCGCGCCGACCCGGACCTGATCGGCCTCGTTGCCCAGCAGTTCGATCGATTTCGCGAACCGCTCGTCGGAGATCCGGCTGCGCTCGATCTCGTGCCTGTCCTCTTCGGTCCGCCTTCGCCGGTCGTTGAGCCAAAGCCCGTAGAGCGCGGCGATCGCCCCGCCCGCCAGCGCGCCGGTCTTCAGCGCGTCGCCGCGGCTGGTCGCGCGATCCGTGAGCAGCCAGGCGGTGACCCCGACGAGCACCACGATCGACGACAGCAACGTCCACAGCAGCGGCGACTTGAGCAGGCGCCTCATCGGTCCTTCACCGTGAGCCGGGCACGGCCGTCCGGCAAGGTTTCGACGGACCAGTCCGCCGGGAGTTCGTGATCCCTCGCCGGTTCCACTGTCGTGTTGTACAGCGACACCGTGCCGGGCGGCTCACGGAAACTCAGATCCGCGAAGCCCTCGAACCGCGCGCGGCGCAGGTCCAGCGTGCCCTTGAACTCGGCGTCGGCGAAGACCGCGTCCTTCGCGAAGACGCTGTCCTTGAAGGACGTCTCGCCCGCGAACACCGTCCCGCGGAACTCGGTGTCCTCGGAGAACTGCACCCCGCTGAACCACGCCCGCTGCTCGAACTTGGCTCCCTCGCACCGGAAGTAGCCGATGCGCTTCTTCTCCTTGGTACCCGAGCCGGTCAGGTAGACCGGCCCGAGGAACACGCAACCGGACAGGTTGGTGCTGCTGTACAGCCCGCCGTAGCGGAGCAGGAGCTTGCCGATCTTCCGGCCGGACAGGTCGAAGTACTCCAGCACCGCTCCGGTCAGATCGAGGTCGTACCCGGGCGTGCCCTCGGAGTCCGCGGCCGGGAGAAGTTCCCCGATCAGCCGCTGCGCGGTCTGCCGTACCTGGAGTTCCTGGTCCTCTTCCGCGCTGCCCTCTTCCGGCGCGGTGTTGCCCGCCCGTTTCGCCGTGTCCTTGTATCGCGGATGGTCGAACGGCCGCCGCAGATACGAGCACAGGATGTCCAGCACGGTCTGCCGGTAGAGCTCGCGACCGCGGGCCAGCCCCGCCAGCGCGTGCAGGGCCCCCACCCGCACCTGGTCGGCGTCGTGCCCGAGCAGCTCGACGGCCTTCGCGAACCGTTCGTCCGAGATCCGGTCGCGGTCCTGGTCGGCTCGCCGCAGCTCCAGCTCCTGCCGCTGCCGCTCGACCTCCTGCCGCCGCTCCTCCACCCGGCGTCGCCTGTCGTTGAGCCACAACGCGTACAGCGCGACGATGGCGGCGCCGGCGACACCGCCGGTCTTCAACGCCTCACTGCGGCTGGTCGCCGGATCCGTCAGCAACCAGCCGCCGACCGCGAGCAACAGGACGAACGAGAGGACGAACGTCCACAGCAACGGGGAGCGGAGGAACCGCTTCATCGGACCTTGGAGACCAGAAGCGACGAGACGCACCAGGCACCGGACTGGCTCTGCGCGAACATCGTTCCCTTGGCGTCCTGTCCTTCGACCGTGCCGGTGATCTCGGCCATGACGAGGTTGGTGGTTCCCTGCGTCCGCTTGACCTCGGCCGTGGAGCCCGGCGGAAGGAAGACGTCGAGCACGGAGCCCATGCTCGCCCGGCGGTTTTCACAGGCCAGCGCGATCGCCCCTGGCCGGTCGCCCGACGAGATCTTGGCGAGGAAGTCCTGGATGACCTTCACACCCTGAGGATCGCCGGAGCTGCTGCCGCCGCTTTCGGTGCTCCGCGGGGTCCTGGTCGTGCTGGACTTCGGGCTGCTCTTCGGCGCGGAGGTCGGCGCGGGCTCGGCCGACGACGAGGGCGGCGCGGCCACGGGCTCGTCCTTGCTCAGCAGGAAGCCCGGCGCGACGAACCCGGTGACACCGAAGGCCACCAGCACGACCACGCCGATCACGATCCCGATGATCAGCCCGGTCTTGCTCTTCGGCGGCGGTGCGGGCGGGCCACCGAAGCCCTGCTGGTAGCCCTGCTGATTCGGGTCCCAGCCTTGCTGCGGCTGCTGGTACTGCTGGGTCTGGTCCCAGCCCTGCTGGGGCTGCTGCTGGTACTGCTGCGTCGGGTCCCAGCCCTGCTGCTGGCCGTACTGCTGCGGCTGACCGTATTGCTGGTTCGGGTCCCAGCCACCCTGCTGCGGCTGCTGTCCCTGGGGGTCCTGGCCGTATGGCTGGCCTGGCTGGGGTGGGTAGGTCATCGGTCTCGCCTTCCGTACTGGGGCCTGAGGCTTCAGATCAGACGACCGGCGGTCAGCGCTGGTTCCGGATCCGCCCCTGCCAGGGATTTCAAGGGGAAGGTACCCCGCGCGCGAAAACGGCTCCCGGCCGAGGCCGGGAGCCGTTTCTTCACGGAATGCGCAGCTCAGCCGTTGGCCAGTGCCTGCAGACGGTCGTAGGCGCCGTTGAAGGTGTTCTGGTCGAGCGGGCTGGAGGTGTACTGCCACACGGTGTAGTAGCCCCAGCCGTAAGGCAGCGCGCCGACGGTGGAGGCGTATCGCGCGATCCACAGCGGGACCGTGCCACCGAAGTTCTGCGACGTGCCGACACAGGTGCTCCACCAGCTCGTCGAGGTGTAGATGACGGGCCAGCGGCCGGTGCGCGCCTTGTAGCGGTCGTGGAACGCCCGGATCCACGACCCCATCGCGGATTGGCTCAGGCCGTAGCAGGTGGCGCCGTACGGGTTGTATTCCATGTCCAGCGCACCCGGCAGCGTCTTGCCGTCCTTCGACCAGCCGCCGCCGTTGTTGACGAAGAAGTCGGCCTGCGCCGCGCCGCTCGAAACGTTCGGCAGGGCGAAGTGGTACGCGCCGCGGATGAAGCCCTTGTTGTAGGAACCGTTGTACTGCTGGGCGAAGTACGGGTTCTTGTAGCTGGTGCCTTCGGTGGCCTTGGTCCACACGAAGCGCTTGCCCTGGTTCCACCAGTAGTTCCAGTCGACGTTGCCCTGGTAACTGGCCACGTCCATGCCCGCGACCGTCGCGAGCACGCCGACCTCGGGCTGCGGCTGGGCGGCCTTGGCTTTGGACTCGGGGGTGGAGGTGTCGCCTTCCACGCGCCGGATCTGCGATCCGAGCGTGTGGTCGTTCTGCTGGAGATCCTGTTCGATCGACATGATCTCGGGGGACGGGGCGGCCGACGCCTGGACCGTGCTGCTGAGCAGGAGCAGCGCGGAGCCGACGGCGATGGCGATTCTTCGGGAAGTGCGCATCACGACAATCCCTTCACGGATAACCCTCGCTGAGGACGGCGACCTTGCAGGTGGTAGCCGTCCGGGCACGATTGTTGACGACGAGTGCCGGGTTTGTCACTAACTTCCGTGAAATTGGTACTACGCGTGGGTGATTTTCATTTCCAAGTAGGACTGGTTATGTGATCTTGTAACACCCACTCGGGTGAGTGTTCAGCCGAGCGACAGCGCACGCACCCGGTCGATCGTGCCGTTGAACCAGTTCTGGTCGCCGGGAAGACTGCCCTTGTTCGAGAACTGCCAGATGGTGTGGGTCTTCCAGCTCGCGGGCAGCTCGCCGATCTCCGTGTTGTAGCGCGCGATCCACAGCGGGTTCTGCCAGAACACGTTGCTGTTGCCGGTGCAGCGCTTCCACCAGCTCGTCGACGTGTAGATCGCCGGATGCCGTCCGGTGCGGTGCAGATAGGTCGTCGCGAACGACGCCATCCACGCGACCATCTGCGCCGGCGTCTTGCCGTAACAGGTTTCGCCGTACGGGTTGTACTCGACGTCGAGCGCGCCCGGCAGGGTCTTGCCGTCGCCGGACCAGCCGCCGCCGTGGTCGACGAAGTAGTGCGCCTGCGCCGCGCCGTCCGAGATGTCGGGACGCGCGAAGTGGTAGGCGCCGCGGATCAGGCCGACGCCGTAGGAACCGTTGTACTGCTGGGGAAACCGGGGATTGACGAAGCCGGTGCCCTCGGTGGCCTTGACGTAGACGAACTTCGCGCCGGTCCTGGCTGCGCCAGGCCAGTCGACGTCGCCTTGATGACCGCTGACGTCGTGGCCGAGCGTCTGCGCCTCACCGCCGTACAGTGGCCCCACCGACACGTTGACGCCCTCGTGCAGCGCGATCTGTGAACCGGCGTAGTGCTCCTCGGCCCCGTCGTACCTGGGCCCGCTTTCTCGTGCGACGGCGGGGGTCTGCGCGAGCAGCAAAACCCCCGCCGCGAGGACGGCCCCCCAGCCTTTCGAACACACTCTGCGACTCATCACGTCGCCACGATCCCCCGGGAAAAGGGAATCAGCGACTCGAACATCACCCGAAAGAGTTGCTTTCGGGCCGAAAAAATTGGGCCGAGTGGGTTAATCGGGCCCTAACGGCGCTCGTCTGAAAGGGCTTTGTCGAGGTGCTCCGACGGGACGATCGCGGTGAGCCGGTCGTGCGGGTTGATCGTCACGGGGTGTCCGGCGAGCAGCGGGACCATGTCCCGGCCCAGCACCGCGCGGGCGTGCGGCCATTCGCGCGGGACCAGCGATTTGGCCGTGTACGCGGGCACGAGCACTTTGCCGTCGGTGTTGTGGAAGCCGATCACCGTGCGCTGCACCGGCGAAAGGGCGTAGACGAACAGCGTCGAGTCGAGGATGACGCGAGGCAGGTCGGCGGCCGGGCGGTGGTTCGTGCGCACCAGCTGGAGCAGCTGTTCGAGCTCGTTGCGCGGCTCCGGGAAACCGAGCGCCTTGGGCGAGGGACGGTAGCGATCGTTGGGGTGGAAGTCCTCGACGATCTCGCCGCCGCCGTTCACCGGGTACGCGCCGACGACCGCCCAGGAGGGCACCGGGCCGTCGGGGTCGAAGGCCTCGTCGATGACATAAAGCCAGCTGTTCGGGTTGGCCTTGGCGTTGGCGCGCATCTCCTCGGTGATCTTCGGCTTCTTCTTGCCCGCCGGGCTCGACGCCAACCGATCCGCCTCGTCCCGCTGCGCCATCGCCATCCCCACGTTCCGGGTGCCTGAAGGTTTGTTCGCGCTCACTCTACTGTTCTCCCATGGCCTCTTCGCGTACGGTCGACCCCGCTGAGTTACGAGCCGCGATCGCGGCGATTTCCCCCTGGTTGAGCGGATCCGGTCCGGATCCGGCCCGTCCCGAGCTGGCCGCGGCGGTGCGGCTGAGCCTGCGGACGCTGGCCGGGGACGCCCCGGGGAAGAGTGTCGAAGTGCGGGTGCCGCCGTTCGCGGCTGTGCAGTGTGTCGAAGGATTGCGCCATACCCGCGGGACCCCGCCGAACGTCGTCGAAACGGATCCGCGCACGTGGCTGGAACTGGCGACCGGGCTGCTCGGCTGGGCCGAGGCCGTCGAATCGGGGCGGGTCACCGCCTCCGGGAGCAGGGCCGATCTGGCCCGCTGGCTGCCGCAAGTCAAGCTGAGGTGACTACTTCACCGTCGCGCGCCTCTTTTGGCCGGAGGCCACGAAAGTTCGATGAAGGGGCGCCTTGCCTGGCAGGTGACAGGCTTGCGGAACGGCGCCCCTTCGGCGAGCTTTCGTCAGCGCGCGACAGATGTCACGGCTTACGGCCGATGCCACCCGAGATCGTCCGCTGTGCCGCGTTCAGCTCCTTGATCCGCGGGCCGTCCGGCCACCAGTCGACGCACAGCTTGACGCCGGGCTCCACCATTTCGAGGTCGTGGAACAGCTCCTCGATCTCGGCCTTGGTGCGGAAGGTGCCCGAGCCCATCGGGCTGTGGATGAAGAAGTCCTCCATCTTGCGGGCGGTCTCGGACAGCTCGTCCTCCGGGTCGGAGAAATGCGAGATCGCCACGTAGGAGCCCGACGGCAGCGCGTCGATGTACTTCTTCATGATCTTGGCGGGCTCGTCGTGCGGCCCGTTGTAGTGGTGCAGCGTGCCGAGCTGCAGCAACGCGATCGGCTGCGAGAAGTCGATGTGCCGCCGGATGTCCGGGTTCTCCATGATCCGCTCCGGCTCGAAGATGTCGTCCGAGACGAAGTGCGTGTTCTCGTTCTCCTCGAGCAGTGCGCGCCCGTGGGCGAGCACGACCGGGTCGTTGTCGACGTAGACGACCTTGATCTCGGGGTTGATCCGCTGCACCACCTGGTGCGTGTTCTCGGCCGTCGGCAAGCCGGATCCGAGGTCCAGGAACTGCGTGATGCCCGTCTGGCTGGCGAGGAACCGGCAGGCGCGGATCAGGAAGCCGCGGTTCTCGGTCGCCAGGTCCTGCGCTTCGGGGGCCGCCTGCTGGACCTTGCGCAGGACCTCCCGGTCGATCTCGTAGTTGTCCTTGCCGAGCAGGAAGGCGTCGTACACCCGGGCGATGCTGGCCCGGGTCGGGTCGACACCCACAGGCACTCGTTCCGTCCGGGTCGGGGCGTCGGGCATCTTGAACCTCACAAAACTGTGTCGGAAGTCTCGGGCTCTACGTAGAGTAGAACCACGTACGCGACCGGTAAACCGAGCCATCCCTGTCGTGTCGAGGCCCAAACGTGTACTTTCAGTAATCGGCTTGTTCTCCTGTGAGTGTCGTCGTGCGAAAGGTCCCCGGTCGATGAACGCGGTCACCCCGCCTGGCGGTGAGCAGTCCCTGGGTCCCACCGCGCGGCGGATGATCCTCGGCTCTCAGCTCCGCCGGATGCGCGAGGACGCGGGCATCACGCGCCAGGAGGCCGGCTACAGCATCCGCGGCTCGGAGTCGAAGATCAGCCGCCTCGAGCTCGGCCGCGTCGGCTTCAAGGAACGCGACGTCGCCGACCTGCTGACCATGTACGGGATGACCGATCCCGGTGAGCGGCAGCAGTTCCTCGACATGGTCAAGGAGTCGA from Amycolatopsis sp. EV170708-02-1 includes:
- the purL gene encoding phosphoribosylformylglycinamidine synthase subunit PurL, with amino-acid sequence MTSTVDTTQHAEATPEQTQPYVELGLADDEYARIREILGRRPTDAELAMYSVMWSEHCSYKSSKKHLRYFGETATPEMKEKMLAGIGENAGVVDIGEGWAVTFKVESHNHPSYVEPYQGAATGVGGIVRDIMAMGARPLAVADALRFGPADAPDTRRVLPGVVAGVGGYGNCLGLPNIGGELVFDQSYSGNPLVNALCVGAMRVEDLHLAFASGKGNKIILFGARTGLDGIGGVSVLASDTFSGDESSGGRKKLPSVQVGDPFTEKVLIECCLELFAQKLVVGIQDLGGAGLSCATSELAAAGDGGMHIYLDRVPLRATGMTPAEVLSSESQERMCAVVSPENVEAFMKVCEKWDVIATDIGEVTDGEHLVITWNDEVVVDVPAHTVAHQGPVYDRPIQRPSTQDALQADTSAKLPRPSTSDELRADILKLISSPNQASKEWVTSQYDRYVRGNTVSAQPSDSGVIRIDESTGRGVAVSTDCNSKFVYLDPYEGAKLALAEAYRNVATSGAKPVAVSDCLNFGAPTDPGVMWQFEQAVHGLADGCVELGIPVTGGNVSFFNQTGDVAILPTPVVGVLGVIDDVTRRIPTGIGAEAGETLLLLGETHDELDGSAWARELHGHLGGRPPRVDLAREKLLADILIAGSRDGMISAAHDISDGGLIQTLVETVLIGQCGARVFLDSEQDPFVQLFSESAGRVLVAVPRTEELRFTEMLTARGLPWRKTGVVDPESGSLELQGITEFTLDELRETWEKTLPALFD
- a CDS encoding pentapeptide repeat-containing protein gives rise to the protein MKRFLRSPLLWTFVLSFVLLLAVGGWLLTDPATSRSEALKTGGVAGAAIVALYALWLNDRRRRVEERRQEVERQRQELELRRADQDRDRISDERFAKAVELLGHDADQVRVGALHALAGLARGRELYRQTVLDILCSYLRRPFDHPRYKDTAKRAGNTAPEEGSAEEDQELQVRQTAQRLIGELLPAADSEGTPGYDLDLTGAVLEYFDLSGRKIGKLLLRYGGLYSSTNLSGCVFLGPVYLTGSGTKEKKRIGYFRCEGAKFEQRAWFSGVQFSEDTEFRGTVFAGETSFKDSVFAKDAVFADAEFKGTLDLRRARFEGFADLSFREPPGTVSLYNTTVEPARDHELPADWSVETLPDGRARLTVKDR
- a CDS encoding type VII secretion system-associated protein; this translates as MAMAQRDEADRLASSPAGKKKPKITEEMRANAKANPNSWLYVIDEAFDPDGPVPSWAVVGAYPVNGGGEIVEDFHPNDRYRPSPKALGFPEPRNELEQLLQLVRTNHRPAADLPRVILDSTLFVYALSPVQRTVIGFHNTDGKVLVPAYTAKSLVPREWPHARAVLGRDMVPLLAGHPVTINPHDRLTAIVPSEHLDKALSDERR
- a CDS encoding lysozyme, which produces MRTSRRIAIAVGSALLLLSSTVQASAAPSPEIMSIEQDLQQNDHTLGSQIRRVEGDTSTPESKAKAAQPQPEVGVLATVAGMDVASYQGNVDWNYWWNQGKRFVWTKATEGTSYKNPYFAQQYNGSYNKGFIRGAYHFALPNVSSGAAQADFFVNNGGGWSKDGKTLPGALDMEYNPYGATCYGLSQSAMGSWIRAFHDRYKARTGRWPVIYTSTSWWSTCVGTSQNFGGTVPLWIARYASTVGALPYGWGYYTVWQYTSSPLDQNTFNGAYDRLQALANG
- a CDS encoding lysozyme; translated protein: MSRRVCSKGWGAVLAAGVLLLAQTPAVARESGPRYDGAEEHYAGSQIALHEGVNVSVGPLYGGEAQTLGHDVSGHQGDVDWPGAARTGAKFVYVKATEGTGFVNPRFPQQYNGSYGVGLIRGAYHFARPDISDGAAQAHYFVDHGGGWSGDGKTLPGALDVEYNPYGETCYGKTPAQMVAWMASFATTYLHRTGRHPAIYTSTSWWKRCTGNSNVFWQNPLWIARYNTEIGELPASWKTHTIWQFSNKGSLPGDQNWFNGTIDRVRALSLG
- a CDS encoding sterol carrier family protein, encoding MASSRTVDPAELRAAIAAISPWLSGSGPDPARPELAAAVRLSLRTLAGDAPGKSVEVRVPPFAAVQCVEGLRHTRGTPPNVVETDPRTWLELATGLLGWAEAVESGRVTASGSRADLARWLPQVKLR
- a CDS encoding ABC transporter ATP-binding protein: MLSATYPLPRLRLPAKPTAWRYLVRMMLARPGLLAVSAISGALWSLPIALLPVAIGRGIDAIGRGDGDSVWLWGLAAAGLGIAQTIAGTVQHFASYGCWIHGAGVTQRLATEHAAKLGANLRDTTTTGDVVAITTSDINPIGDSFEVLGRAFGSLIAFIVCATALLTTSPLLGVVALIGVPLAVVGIGPLLKPLEKRQTKQREEKTEVNALAADIVSGLRILRGVGGEKQFLDRFRRSSQKVRTAGVQVGRSEAWLSAAEVALPGLVTVVITWLGAQLAINGTIGVGELITFYGVSVFLVIPVTTATEFAGVLSAALVSARKVCKLLSTERTLAEPEHPVPLPEGPLDLYDETSGIKVEAGKLTVVDVGADAEAVASRMARFTDPSEPALVGGVPVDRVALDELRRRVVFAHNQDIWFSGVLREQVSPTEPGDVEITEALYAADAEDIVDALPHGVDEVIGERGREVSGGQRQRLNLARALAADADVLLLDEPTSAVDAHTEARITERVAKLRRGKTTVVFSQSPLWTHVADVVIDTKVPA
- a CDS encoding Twin-arginine translocation protein TatA produces the protein MTYPPQPGQPYGQDPQGQQPQQGGWDPNQQYGQPQQYGQQQGWDPTQQYQQQPQQGWDQTQQYQQPQQGWDPNQQGYQQGFGGPPAPPPKSKTGLIIGIVIGVVVLVAFGVTGFVAPGFLLSKDEPVAAPPSSSAEPAPTSAPKSSPKSSTTRTPRSTESGGSSSGDPQGVKVIQDFLAKISSGDRPGAIALACENRRASMGSVLDVFLPPGSTAEVKRTQGTTNLVMAEITGTVEGQDAKGTMFAQSQSGAWCVSSLLVSKVR
- a CDS encoding SAM-dependent methyltransferase; amino-acid sequence: MGVDPTRASIARVYDAFLLGKDNYEIDREVLRKVQQAAPEAQDLATENRGFLIRACRFLASQTGITQFLDLGSGLPTAENTHQVVQRINPEIKVVYVDNDPVVLAHGRALLEENENTHFVSDDIFEPERIMENPDIRRHIDFSQPIALLQLGTLHHYNGPHDEPAKIMKKYIDALPSGSYVAISHFSDPEDELSETARKMEDFFIHSPMGSGTFRTKAEIEELFHDLEMVEPGVKLCVDWWPDGPRIKELNAAQRTISGGIGRKP